One part of the Methanofastidiosum sp. genome encodes these proteins:
- a CDS encoding EamA family transporter, with product MKKEYWNIIISAIFCGLIIPGGQFFSNLGFSLYEISAYSLLFLFLITLPILAIKKTMPLSKNTLVFFIVYGFIGALLQLTQFGGVVFGTPVAIVALLLYTQPIWTTLFGSVFLNEEISRKKLLPVSIAFLGVIFLLSPWNISNIGSSKGIVSSLIAGIFLSLWVVFARKTSINKVYYINTLSAYSLISFLWLIILWPAAKLIYQNGSLTRLSYQFPIEYWAFFVLFSLVGAFLPNYFFYKGITNVEASKAGVILILEPVVASILGIVLFSQYLSSSIFLGGGLILVSNYLAIKE from the coding sequence ATGAAGAAGGAATATTGGAACATAATCATTTCTGCAATATTCTGTGGTCTAATAATCCCTGGGGGACAGTTTTTTTCAAATTTAGGATTTTCTTTATATGAAATATCTGCTTACTCCTTATTATTTCTTTTCTTAATAACGTTGCCTATTCTGGCCATTAAAAAAACAATGCCCCTATCCAAGAACACCCTTGTTTTTTTTATAGTATATGGCTTTATTGGTGCATTATTGCAATTGACTCAATTTGGGGGTGTCGTATTTGGAACTCCTGTGGCAATAGTTGCTCTTCTTCTCTATACTCAACCAATTTGGACTACATTATTTGGCAGTGTTTTCCTTAATGAAGAGATATCTAGAAAAAAATTATTGCCTGTATCTATTGCATTTCTTGGAGTAATCTTCCTTCTGTCTCCTTGGAATATTAGTAATATCGGCAGTTCAAAAGGAATAGTTTCCTCTTTGATTGCAGGCATATTCTTATCTTTGTGGGTTGTTTTTGCTAGGAAAACTAGCATCAATAAAGTCTATTACATAAATACATTATCGGCTTATTCACTTATATCATTTCTTTGGCTGATAATTTTATGGCCAGCGGCTAAATTAATTTATCAAAATGGTTCATTGACAAGATTATCGTATCAATTTCCAATTGAATATTGGGCGTTCTTTGTTTTATTCTCTCTTGTTGGTGCATTCTTGCCCAATTATTTCTTCTATAAAGGAATTACAAACGTAGAAGCGTCAAAAGCAGGAGTTATTCTGATTTTAGAACCAGTTGTGGCTTCAATTTTGGGAATTGTTTTATTCAGCCAATATCTCAGTTCAAGTATTTTTTTAGGCGGAGGGTTGATTCTTGTATCAAACTATTTGGCAATAAAAGAGTAA
- a CDS encoding thermosome subunit: MANIKQPMGIQPEGSQRYTGKDALRMNIMAGRIVAEIIKTTLGPRGMDKMLVEYSGDVMITNDGATILNKIDISHPAAKMIVEVARTQDQEVGDGTTTAVVLAGELLKKAESLLDQDLHVSTIISGYNIATEKALNMLNEIGDKISLDDEKVLLQIAKTSMTGKAAEKSVDKLAKIAVDAVKIVTSTVDGLSSASKKDIKITVKEGGGLEDSKIIKGLLVDENRAYDSMPEKIKNAKIAILTSPIEVKKTGIDAKIRITSPENVQAFLDQEEFMLKRMVDRIVNAGANVLICQKGIDESALSFLSNAGVYALKSVSEKEIKKISKATGARIVNMALDLEPNDLGKAELVQERKVSDEYMTFIEGCTDPKAASILIRGGTKQFVETVERALDDAIGVLLAVVKEGIICTGAGASEMEIAKKLSTFSNSLKGREQLAVKAFAEALEGIPKTIAENSGLDMIDILVNLRASHNKENGKSMGINVKNGKIEDMSKAGVVEPLKIKEQAIKSAAEATVMILRIDDVLAGRELAKSEANKGMARSAQDIA, translated from the coding sequence ATGGCAAATATAAAACAACCTATGGGAATTCAGCCTGAAGGATCCCAAAGATATACGGGAAAAGATGCCCTTAGAATGAATATTATGGCCGGCAGAATAGTTGCCGAAATAATAAAAACTACTTTAGGTCCAAGAGGAATGGACAAAATGCTCGTAGAGTATTCTGGAGATGTAATGATTACTAATGATGGTGCAACTATTCTAAACAAAATAGACATATCACACCCGGCTGCTAAAATGATTGTCGAAGTAGCAAGAACTCAAGATCAAGAAGTAGGAGATGGAACTACAACTGCCGTTGTATTGGCAGGAGAACTACTTAAAAAAGCAGAATCCTTACTTGATCAAGACCTTCATGTATCTACAATAATAAGCGGTTATAATATAGCTACAGAAAAAGCTCTAAACATGTTAAATGAAATAGGAGATAAAATTTCATTAGATGATGAGAAAGTACTTCTTCAAATTGCAAAAACATCTATGACTGGAAAAGCTGCAGAAAAATCTGTAGATAAATTAGCAAAAATAGCAGTCGATGCAGTAAAAATAGTGACAAGCACAGTGGATGGCTTAAGTTCTGCTTCTAAAAAAGATATAAAAATAACTGTAAAGGAAGGAGGAGGTCTAGAGGATTCTAAAATTATAAAGGGGCTCCTTGTAGATGAAAACAGAGCTTATGATTCAATGCCTGAAAAAATTAAAAATGCTAAAATAGCGATACTTACAAGCCCAATAGAAGTCAAAAAAACTGGAATAGATGCAAAAATAAGAATAACATCACCTGAAAATGTACAAGCATTTCTTGATCAAGAAGAATTTATGTTAAAAAGAATGGTCGACAGAATCGTTAATGCCGGTGCGAATGTATTAATTTGCCAAAAAGGTATAGACGAATCTGCGCTAAGTTTCCTTTCAAACGCAGGAGTTTATGCCCTTAAGAGTGTAAGTGAAAAAGAGATAAAGAAGATATCAAAAGCTACTGGGGCAAGAATAGTCAATATGGCATTAGATCTTGAACCAAATGATTTAGGAAAAGCTGAATTAGTACAAGAAAGAAAAGTTAGCGACGAATACATGACTTTTATTGAAGGCTGTACCGATCCAAAAGCTGCCAGTATACTCATAAGAGGCGGAACAAAACAATTTGTTGAAACAGTTGAAAGGGCCTTGGACGATGCTATCGGTGTATTACTTGCAGTTGTAAAAGAAGGCATTATTTGCACTGGAGCTGGAGCATCTGAAATGGAGATTGCAAAAAAATTATCTACTTTTTCAAATTCTTTAAAGGGTAGAGAACAACTTGCAGTGAAAGCTTTTGCAGAAGCTTTAGAAGGAATCCCAAAAACTATTGCAGAAAACTCTGGACTTGACATGATTGATATTTTAGTAAATTTAAGAGCTAGCCATAACAAAGAAAATGGAAAGTCAATGGGAATAAATGTCAAAAATGGAAAGATAGAAGATATGTCAAAAGCAGGAGTCGTTGAACCCTTAAAAATAAAAGAACAGGCCATAAAGAGTGCTGCTGAAGCAACTGTAATGATACTTAGGATAGACGATGTGCTAGCGGGAAGAGAACTTGCAAAATCTGAAGCTAATAAAGGGATGGCACGATCGGCACAAGATATTGCATAA
- a CDS encoding protease complex subunit PrcB family protein has product MKEKILISLSVIAILIGITYISMLPPRNADTLDFETVLKAEYSGIAERKTFVINTKEDWEIFSKDLKNGAQNIKVENIAFDEDKYTFIAVTMGENQTTGYDIEIKEVYEFEDYIGLYVSREIPCAGCPLESKITRPFHVIKILKTNKQIRR; this is encoded by the coding sequence ATGAAAGAAAAGATACTAATTTCATTATCAGTAATAGCTATTTTAATAGGCATTACCTATATCTCTATGTTACCCCCTAGAAATGCAGATACCCTAGATTTTGAAACAGTTCTAAAAGCAGAATATTCAGGAATAGCTGAAAGAAAAACATTTGTTATAAATACAAAAGAAGATTGGGAAATTTTTTCAAAAGACCTAAAAAATGGTGCTCAGAACATTAAAGTTGAAAATATTGCTTTTGATGAAGATAAATATACCTTCATTGCCGTAACAATGGGAGAAAATCAAACGACAGGCTATGATATTGAAATAAAGGAAGTATATGAATTTGAAGACTATATTGGACTTTATGTTTCAAGAGAAATACCTTGTGCAGGATGTCCTTTAGAATCTAAAATAACTAGGCCATTCCATGTTATCAAAATATTAAAAACTAATAAACAAATACGCCGTTAA
- a CDS encoding PAS domain S-box protein, whose protein sequence is MDDKEKSKEQLLEEISQLRENYQCYKFLFDNAPLSYISIDKNGKILKLNKTCLDYLKYSEEDIIGDFFINYIPPEYREDFNYFFEDFLEKGIAKDVEFEIIKKDKTRALFSINGKIVYDSKGHYVKGHFILNDIKEKRAVLEAITASRKRLYSLLEELPAYVCVFGSDLSIKFVNRYLRDNFDLADGRSCYKIFHGFEDRNREPCLSCPVLEVFSTKKININERTQVNGKIYQIYDFPFKDYDGTMLTVEMGIDITDRKKIQEELQTRENTLNGIFAAAPVGIGLLNGRRIQWCNPRMCEMTGYSHEELLKNDTKIFYDDEKEYGRIGREFDLSNQENKILDIETRWKRKDGTIFDCHLRGSPLNVSNPERGNIITIMDITDKKKAYTQLQENIQYIAFLIDNIRNPLSIISGYAELKIEDEKMNRKILNQVDKIESLIEGLDKGWIDTEDTKEFLNSFM, encoded by the coding sequence ATGGATGACAAAGAAAAATCAAAAGAACAGCTACTAGAAGAAATATCTCAACTCAGAGAAAATTATCAGTGCTATAAGTTCCTCTTTGATAATGCTCCACTTAGTTATATTTCTATAGATAAGAATGGGAAAATACTTAAATTAAATAAAACTTGCCTTGATTATTTAAAATATTCAGAAGAGGATATCATAGGGGATTTTTTTATAAATTATATCCCGCCAGAATACCGTGAAGATTTTAATTATTTTTTTGAAGATTTTCTAGAAAAGGGTATTGCAAAAGACGTAGAATTTGAAATCATAAAGAAAGATAAAACTAGGGCATTGTTTTCTATTAACGGTAAAATAGTATATGATAGTAAAGGTCATTACGTTAAAGGCCATTTTATTTTAAATGATATTAAAGAAAAAAGAGCAGTCTTAGAAGCTATTACTGCCAGTAGAAAAAGATTATATTCATTGTTGGAAGAATTGCCAGCATATGTTTGTGTTTTTGGTTCAGACCTTTCAATAAAATTTGTTAATCGTTATTTAAGGGATAATTTTGATTTGGCCGATGGAAGAAGTTGTTACAAAATATTCCATGGATTTGAAGATAGAAACAGAGAACCTTGTTTATCATGCCCGGTACTAGAAGTATTTTCAACTAAAAAAATAAATATTAATGAAAGAACTCAAGTAAACGGTAAAATCTATCAAATCTATGATTTCCCTTTCAAAGATTACGATGGAACAATGCTTACTGTCGAGATGGGTATTGATATAACAGATAGAAAAAAAATTCAAGAAGAACTTCAAACAAGAGAAAATACTTTGAATGGGATATTTGCAGCGGCTCCAGTAGGTATTGGACTTTTAAATGGGAGAAGGATACAGTGGTGCAATCCAAGAATGTGTGAAATGACAGGATATTCTCATGAAGAACTTTTAAAAAATGATACAAAAATATTTTACGATGATGAAAAAGAATATGGTCGAATAGGGAGAGAATTTGACCTTAGCAATCAAGAAAATAAAATTTTAGACATAGAAACTAGATGGAAAAGAAAAGATGGAACTATCTTTGATTGCCACCTAAGGGGCAGCCCGTTAAACGTTTCAAATCCCGAAAGGGGCAACATTATAACAATTATGGATATTACAGATAAGAAAAAGGCATATACACAACTTCAAGAAAATATACAATATATTGCTTTTTTAATTGATAATATTAGAAATCCTCTTTCTATTATAAGTGGCTATGCTGAATTAAAAATAGAAGATGAAAAAATGAATAGAAAAATATTAAATCAAGTAGATAAAATCGAAAGTTTGATAGAAGGATTGGACAAGGGATGGATAGATACAGAGGATACAAAAGAGTTTTTGAATAGTTTCATGTGA
- a CDS encoding lipoate--protein ligase family protein codes for MIWRFIELKKLDPLMAMAFEEVALEYVQRTNIPLIRFWRWDKKAVSIGRFQVLEDEIDVDKCIENKIIMLRRISGGGAVFNSPGEIVYSVITPYGIMPKDIKKSYEVIFTWIMEGLKSIGINSSIDPPSNIQVNGKKISGNSKLNKVSLSIQHGTILYKIDQNEMFSYLTVNNSGSSGGIKSIYNPVTCIKEHANISYCDAYNELKNSFLKNKQFEANYWTINEIKKARDLVEKKYIKKEWIFNQ; via the coding sequence ATGATTTGGAGATTTATAGAATTAAAAAAGTTAGATCCTCTTATGGCCATGGCTTTTGAAGAAGTTGCTCTTGAATATGTGCAACGGACAAACATACCCCTAATTAGATTTTGGAGATGGGATAAAAAGGCTGTTTCTATAGGACGTTTTCAAGTTCTTGAAGATGAAATTGATGTTGACAAGTGCATAGAAAATAAAATCATTATGCTACGTAGAATATCTGGAGGGGGGGCAGTATTTAATTCCCCTGGAGAGATTGTATACAGTGTCATTACGCCTTATGGAATAATGCCAAAAGATATTAAAAAATCTTACGAGGTTATTTTTACTTGGATTATGGAGGGATTAAAATCAATAGGAATAAATTCTTCTATAGATCCTCCGAGCAATATTCAAGTAAATGGAAAAAAAATATCGGGTAATAGTAAACTGAATAAAGTTAGTCTTAGCATTCAACATGGAACTATTTTATATAAAATTGATCAAAACGAAATGTTCTCATATTTAACTGTTAATAATAGTGGTTCGTCTGGAGGTATAAAATCTATTTATAATCCAGTTACATGCATAAAAGAACATGCAAACATATCATACTGTGATGCATATAATGAACTAAAAAACTCTTTTCTTAAAAATAAGCAATTTGAAGCTAATTATTGGACCATAAACGAAATAAAAAAGGCTAGAGACTTAGTTGAAAAAAAATATATAAAAAAAGAGTGGATTTTTAATCAATAA
- a CDS encoding alanyl-tRNA editing protein, with protein MEDCLYMKDSYLKEFDANVVSAKGKYIILDKTSFYPNSGGVEWDTGKIINKKDGKEYNVIYVGKFEGSISHEIDKEGLKEGDEVNCVINWDRRYKLMRYHTAAHLISGVFNRNYNLLITGNQLTPEKGRIDLNMDKFDVDFIKKIIEEANEIIERDLPVDIYYKDLEEAKKDPSLFKLAMDFPHELKELRIVDIKGFDAQADGGCHIKSLKEIGKITFLEAVNKGKNNRRIYFTLDDK; from the coding sequence ATGGAAGACTGTTTGTATATGAAAGATTCATATCTAAAAGAATTTGATGCCAATGTCGTATCTGCTAAAGGCAAATATATAATATTAGATAAAACATCATTCTATCCAAATAGTGGCGGAGTTGAGTGGGATACTGGTAAAATTATTAATAAAAAAGATGGGAAAGAATACAATGTCATATATGTGGGTAAATTCGAAGGAAGTATAAGTCACGAAATTGATAAAGAGGGTCTAAAGGAAGGCGATGAAGTTAATTGTGTTATAAATTGGGATAGGAGATACAAGTTAATGAGATATCACACTGCCGCCCACCTAATATCAGGAGTATTTAATAGAAATTACAATTTGTTAATAACTGGAAATCAATTGACCCCTGAAAAAGGTAGAATAGATCTCAATATGGATAAATTTGATGTCGATTTTATCAAAAAAATAATTGAAGAAGCCAATGAGATTATTGAGAGAGATCTTCCGGTAGATATTTACTACAAAGACCTCGAAGAGGCCAAAAAAGATCCATCGCTATTCAAACTTGCCATGGATTTTCCCCATGAGTTAAAAGAATTAAGAATTGTAGATATCAAAGGATTCGATGCTCAGGCAGATGGTGGATGCCACATCAAAAGTTTAAAAGAAATAGGTAAGATTACTTTTCTTGAGGCTGTAAATAAGGGAAAGAATAATAGAAGGATATACTTTACTTTAGATGATAAATAG
- a CDS encoding 2-oxo acid dehydrogenase subunit E2 has translation MVTEFKFPDVGEGIKEGTIKKWLVKEGDYVNEDQVLGNVETDKAIVEIPSPVAGKILKLVMPEGSKVNVGETMVVIGDEGEKIPTIEKKAQIKEKEVKETKKEELIQTINEKKIQAPPWIRKLASDRGVDLSLVAPTGPHGRITEQDVLNSVKSEPKIKVKLNYDFYGHIEHIPFGGVREVIANRLSESLYTAPHAVAIDEADVTELWNLRKSMNEKKQEDGIKLTFLPFIMKAVVHSLEKHPLINSELDLENKDIIVKKYYNLGVAVDTNDGLKVLVIKKCEDKNLLQIQKELVDLSEKARNGTIDLAELKGSTFSITNYGSIGGMYGMPIINPPEAAILGIGKIKELPRVIDNKIVPRRIMGLTVSFDHRVLDGAEVARFINTLTEFLENPWMIIID, from the coding sequence ATGGTAACAGAGTTTAAGTTCCCTGATGTTGGGGAGGGTATAAAAGAAGGAACCATAAAAAAATGGCTTGTAAAAGAAGGAGATTATGTAAACGAGGATCAAGTTTTGGGAAACGTTGAAACTGATAAAGCAATAGTTGAAATCCCCTCTCCGGTCGCTGGCAAAATTCTTAAATTAGTGATGCCAGAAGGAAGCAAAGTTAACGTTGGAGAAACAATGGTAGTAATCGGTGATGAAGGGGAAAAAATACCCACAATAGAAAAGAAAGCTCAAATCAAGGAAAAAGAAGTTAAAGAAACAAAAAAAGAAGAATTAATCCAAACAATTAATGAAAAGAAAATCCAGGCCCCACCTTGGATTAGAAAACTTGCTTCAGATAGGGGCGTCGATTTATCCTTAGTAGCTCCAACAGGACCGCATGGTAGAATTACAGAACAAGACGTGCTTAATTCTGTTAAATCAGAACCAAAAATTAAAGTCAAACTTAATTACGATTTCTATGGCCATATAGAGCATATTCCCTTTGGAGGCGTAAGAGAAGTAATAGCTAATAGATTATCTGAGTCACTATATACGGCCCCTCATGCAGTTGCTATTGATGAAGCAGATGTAACTGAGCTCTGGAATCTTAGAAAAAGTATGAATGAAAAAAAACAAGAAGATGGAATAAAACTTACATTCTTGCCATTTATAATGAAAGCAGTAGTTCATTCTTTAGAAAAACACCCCCTTATAAATTCAGAATTGGACCTTGAAAATAAAGACATTATAGTAAAGAAGTACTATAATTTAGGTGTTGCAGTTGATACAAATGACGGTCTTAAGGTATTGGTTATAAAGAAATGCGAAGACAAAAACTTATTACAAATTCAAAAAGAGCTAGTTGACTTATCTGAAAAAGCAAGAAATGGAACAATAGACCTTGCTGAATTAAAAGGAAGTACTTTTTCAATAACAAACTATGGATCAATAGGAGGTATGTATGGTATGCCTATTATTAATCCTCCAGAAGCCGCAATTTTGGGTATAGGAAAAATAAAAGAATTGCCTAGAGTCATTGATAATAAAATAGTTCCAAGAAGGATAATGGGCCTGACAGTTTCTTTTGATCACAGGGTTTTAGACGGTGCCGAAGTAGCAAGATTTATTAACACACTGACAGAATTTCTTGAAAATCCTTGGATGATCATTATTGATTAA
- a CDS encoding epoxyqueuosine reductase — translation MKKINDSKEIESDLTCELIEKSYNLGVDTFGVADLDLLREYETYPKDLLDNYSRGISIGLKVPDEILEKLPGSRPIYAKHYIMINDRLDFIAYEITKFLESKKYKAFPILASKPLKDKIWRSFISHRAIARAAGIGWIGKSLNLITEDYGPRIRFASILTDAPLKTGTPLENKCGECQKCIDECIVGALKNANFKDYPEDRETSLDITKCVSKLQEFSEDPDIGVMVCGICLKVCPWGKINK, via the coding sequence ATGAAAAAAATAAATGATTCAAAGGAAATTGAATCTGATTTAACTTGTGAATTAATAGAAAAGTCATATAATCTTGGGGTGGATACTTTTGGGGTTGCAGATCTTGATTTACTAAGAGAATATGAAACTTATCCAAAAGATCTTCTTGATAATTACTCACGAGGCATTAGCATAGGGTTAAAGGTACCGGATGAAATCCTTGAGAAACTTCCTGGAAGTAGACCAATTTATGCTAAACATTATATCATGATAAATGATAGATTAGATTTTATAGCTTATGAAATTACAAAATTTTTAGAATCAAAAAAATATAAAGCTTTTCCAATACTTGCGTCCAAACCTCTTAAAGATAAAATTTGGCGAAGTTTTATATCTCACCGGGCAATTGCAAGGGCAGCAGGGATTGGATGGATTGGTAAATCTTTAAATTTAATAACTGAAGATTATGGCCCGCGTATTCGTTTTGCTTCAATACTTACTGATGCACCTTTAAAGACAGGAACGCCTCTTGAAAATAAATGTGGGGAATGCCAAAAATGTATTGATGAGTGTATTGTTGGTGCATTAAAAAATGCTAATTTCAAAGATTATCCAGAAGATAGAGAAACTTCTCTTGACATTACTAAGTGCGTTTCAAAACTCCAGGAATTTTCAGAAGATCCAGATATAGGGGTAATGGTCTGTGGAATATGCTTAAAAGTTTGCCCTTGGGGAAAAATTAATAAATAG
- a CDS encoding fasciclin domain-containing protein — protein sequence MKNIVETAIAAGNFKTLVEAVKAAGLVDALSGSGPFTVFAPQDSAFAALPPGTVEGLLKDKAKLSDILKYHVVSGKYDLSELRKRSGMQSQMTKLKTLQGKELKISSAKSTSGSDEIETVMLESSVVIKPDILCSNGICHMIDRVLIPK from the coding sequence ATGAAAAATATAGTTGAAACTGCCATTGCAGCAGGAAATTTTAAAACGTTAGTTGAAGCAGTAAAAGCTGCAGGTTTAGTAGATGCATTAAGTGGTTCCGGACCCTTTACCGTTTTTGCTCCTCAAGATAGTGCATTCGCTGCACTACCCCCTGGTACGGTCGAGGGATTGTTAAAAGACAAAGCAAAATTATCAGATATTTTGAAGTATCATGTAGTATCTGGGAAATATGACCTTTCAGAACTTAGAAAGAGATCTGGAATGCAAAGTCAAATGACGAAACTAAAAACATTGCAAGGTAAAGAGCTTAAAATATCTTCTGCCAAATCAACTTCAGGGTCTGATGAAATAGAAACTGTAATGCTTGAAAGTTCAGTCGTTATTAAACCCGATATACTATGTTCTAATGGAATATGTCACATGATTGACAGAGTTTTAATACCTAAATAA
- a CDS encoding radical SAM protein, translating into MKDFFKPVYLSMSKEDFEFKLNKSIGILSKCNLCPRKCNVNRCEGELGVCNSGINLRISSYGPHYGEEKELVGKYGSGTIFFTNCNLKCIFCQNYDISHLGQGYEVTNEQLSKIMLYLQNKGCHNINLVTPTHFMPQILQSVYLAIKDGLKIPLVYNCGGYESLDSIKILEGIIDIYMPDFKFGDNKSALKYIGVKDYFNRAKEAIKEMHKQVGDLKLDNDRIARSGLIIRHLVMPNNSSNSEKVIEFISNEISKKSYFNLMEQYRPCYKAIDYPEINRKLKRQEYLDCLKIAKRLINY; encoded by the coding sequence ATGAAAGATTTTTTTAAACCTGTTTACTTATCTATGAGTAAAGAAGATTTTGAATTTAAATTAAATAAATCTATCGGGATATTATCAAAATGTAACTTATGTCCTAGAAAATGTAATGTAAATAGATGTGAAGGTGAGTTAGGAGTTTGTAATTCTGGGATTAATTTAAGAATCTCAAGCTATGGCCCTCATTATGGCGAAGAGAAAGAGCTTGTAGGAAAATATGGATCAGGAACTATTTTTTTTACTAATTGCAATTTAAAATGTATATTTTGCCAAAATTATGATATAAGTCATTTGGGCCAAGGATATGAAGTTACTAATGAACAACTTTCAAAAATAATGCTCTATCTTCAAAATAAAGGATGTCACAATATCAATCTTGTAACTCCAACTCATTTCATGCCTCAAATATTACAATCGGTATATTTGGCAATAAAAGACGGATTAAAAATACCCTTAGTGTATAATTGTGGTGGGTATGAGAGTTTAGATTCCATTAAAATATTAGAGGGTATAATAGACATCTATATGCCCGATTTTAAATTTGGAGATAATAAATCGGCATTAAAGTATATTGGAGTCAAAGATTATTTTAATCGAGCAAAGGAGGCTATAAAAGAAATGCACAAACAAGTAGGGGATTTGAAACTAGATAATGATAGAATTGCAAGGAGTGGATTAATCATAAGACACCTTGTAATGCCAAACAATTCTTCTAATTCTGAAAAAGTTATTGAATTCATTTCAAATGAGATATCTAAAAAATCATATTTTAATCTCATGGAACAATACAGACCTTGTTACAAAGCAATTGATTATCCAGAGATTAATAGAAAATTAAAAAGACAAGAATATTTGGATTGTTTAAAGATTGCAAAAAGATTAATTAATTATTAG
- a CDS encoding sodium-dependent transporter, translating into MERETWGSKTGFWLAAAGSAIGLGNIWRFPYLTGANGGAAFVLIYLLIVFTIGVSVMLAEFVIGRSTKLNPVGAFQKLKGGAWPIVGWLGVASGFIILSFYSVIGGWTIKYVISSFTGLINPSTDATSYFLGFIGNGPQTVLFHAIFMAITIYVVYRGVGKGIEDWCKILMPALFLILLLLIVRAVTLPGAGAGISFYLYPDFSKITSKTLLAALGQAFFSLSLGMGAMITYGSYLGSKKASLPQSAATVTLLDTLVAILAGFVIFPAVFAFGVEPGAGPGLTFITLPKVFALMPAGTVWSGLFFVLLLVAAITSAISLLEVVVAYMIDNVKWARHKAALVIGGAIFLLGIPSALSQGAVPINIAGLPFLDAMSLLSDIMLPLGGMLIALFVGWLIVDVAKKETTSEGAFKLEPVWIWILRVVAPIVIFIILVNAVRALISSIGL; encoded by the coding sequence ATGGAAAGAGAAACATGGGGTAGTAAGACAGGTTTCTGGTTAGCTGCTGCTGGTTCAGCAATTGGCTTAGGAAATATCTGGCGTTTCCCATATCTTACCGGTGCAAACGGTGGAGCTGCATTCGTATTGATATATCTACTAATAGTTTTCACTATTGGTGTTTCTGTAATGCTCGCCGAATTTGTAATCGGTCGATCTACAAAACTTAATCCCGTTGGGGCATTCCAAAAGCTCAAAGGAGGGGCATGGCCCATTGTAGGGTGGCTAGGTGTTGCATCTGGATTTATAATATTGTCATTTTACTCTGTAATTGGAGGGTGGACAATAAAGTATGTAATAAGTTCATTTACAGGATTAATCAATCCTTCTACAGATGCTACTAGTTACTTCTTAGGGTTTATAGGCAATGGTCCACAAACTGTGTTGTTCCATGCTATATTCATGGCTATTACAATTTATGTTGTCTATAGAGGGGTTGGTAAAGGAATAGAAGATTGGTGCAAAATACTGATGCCCGCACTTTTCTTAATATTATTATTGCTCATTGTAAGGGCTGTAACCTTACCAGGAGCAGGGGCAGGGATCAGCTTCTATCTATATCCTGATTTCTCAAAGATAACTAGTAAAACTTTACTAGCCGCGTTAGGACAGGCATTTTTCTCACTTTCTCTTGGAATGGGAGCTATGATAACCTATGGAAGCTACTTAGGTTCAAAAAAGGCATCTTTACCACAGTCAGCAGCTACAGTCACATTACTGGATACATTAGTAGCTATCTTAGCAGGCTTTGTTATATTCCCAGCAGTTTTTGCATTTGGAGTCGAACCCGGAGCAGGGCCAGGGCTTACTTTTATAACATTGCCTAAAGTCTTTGCACTAATGCCAGCAGGTACAGTATGGTCAGGATTATTCTTCGTACTTCTATTGGTGGCAGCGATTACTTCTGCTATTTCATTGTTAGAAGTAGTGGTAGCATACATGATTGATAATGTTAAATGGGCAAGACATAAAGCAGCTCTAGTAATAGGTGGGGCAATCTTTTTGTTGGGTATACCATCAGCTTTGTCTCAAGGGGCGGTGCCAATAAACATTGCAGGCCTGCCATTCTTAGATGCTATGAGTCTTCTATCAGATATAATGCTTCCACTAGGCGGTATGCTAATTGCACTATTTGTCGGATGGTTAATAGTGGATGTTGCAAAGAAAGAAACAACTTCAGAAGGAGCATTCAAACTTGAGCCAGTTTGGATCTGGATCCTTAGAGTTGTAGCTCCTATTGTAATATTCATTATATTAGTTAATGCCGTCAGGGCATTAATTAGCTCAATAGGCCTATAA